From the genome of Globicephala melas chromosome 16, mGloMel1.2, whole genome shotgun sequence, one region includes:
- the DNAJB12 gene encoding dnaJ homolog subfamily B member 12 isoform X2, with amino-acid sequence MESNKDEAERCISIALKAIQSNQPDRALRFLEKAQRLYPTPRVRALIESLNQKPQSASDQPQPTEATQATHRKAGGAGTPSANGEAGGGESTKGYTAEQVAAVKRVKQCKDYYEILGVSRGASDEDLKKAYRRLALKFHPDKNRAPGATEAFKAIGTAYAVLSNPEKRKQYDQFGDDKSQAARHGHGHGDFHRGFEADISPEDLFNMFFGGGFPSSNVHVYSNGRMRYTYHQRQDRRENQGDGGLGVFVQLMPILILILVSALSQLMVSSPPYSLSLRPSVGHVHRRVTDHLNVVYYVADTFSEEYTGSSLKMVERNVEDDYIANLRNNCWKEKQQKEGLLYRARYFGDADMYHKAQKMGTPSCNRLSEVQASLHG; translated from the exons ATGGAATCCAACAAGGATGAAGCCGAGCGCTGTATTAGCATCGCCCTCAAGGCCATCCAGAGCAACCAGCCTGACCGGGCGCTCCGCTTCCTGGAGAAGGCGCAGCGGCTGTACCCGACGCCGCGAGTTCGCG CCCTGATCGAGTCCCTCAACCAGAAACCACAGTCGGCCAGCGACCAACCACAACCCACAGAGGCAACCCAGGCGACCCATAGGAAAGCAGGTGGGGCCGGCACCCCCTCGGCCAACGGTGAAGCCGGAGGAGGAGAGAGCACCAAAGGCTACACTGCCGAACAAGTAGCGGCCGTGAAAAG GGTCAAGCAATGTAAAGATTACTACGAGATCCTGGGGGTGAGCAGAGGGGCCTCAGATGAGGACCTGAAGAAGGCCTACCGCAGACTGGCCCTCAAGTTCCACCCTGACAAGAACCGTGCGCCTGGCGCCACTGAAGCTTTCAAAG CCATTGGCACAGCATACGCAGTACTTAGCAACCCAGAGAAAAGGAAGCAGTATGACCAGTTCGGCGATGACAAGAGCCAGGCAGCCCGGCACGGCCATGGGCACGGGGACTTCCACCGCGGCTTTGAAGCTGACATCTCCCCTGAAGACCTCTTCAACATGTTCTTTGGAGGTGGCTTCCCATCTA GTAACGTCCATGTCTATAGCAACGGCCGCATGCGCTACACGTACCATCAAAGGCAGGACCGCAGGGAGAACCAGGGTGAT ggtgggctgggggtgtTTGTCCAGCTGATGCCCATCCTCATCCTGATCCTCGTGTCAGCTCTCAGCCAGCTCATGGTTTCCAGTCCACCCTACAGCCTCAGCCTGAGACC GTCGGTGGGCCACGTCCACAGGCGAGTCACTGACCACCTGAACGTCGTTTACTACGTGGCAGACACGTTCTCTGAGGAGTACACAGGCTCCAGCCTCAAAATGGTTGAACGGAATGTGGAAGACGATTATATTGCCAATCTCCGAAACAACTGTTGGAAGGAGAAGCAGCAaa AGGAAGGCTTGCTGTACCGGGCCCGCTACTTTGGCGACGCAGACATGTACCACAAAGCACAGAAGATGGGCACCCCGAGCTGTAACCGACTGTCAGAGGTGCAGGCCTCCCTGCATGGATAG
- the DNAJB12 gene encoding dnaJ homolog subfamily B member 12 isoform X1 yields the protein MESNKDEAERCISIALKAIQSNQPDRALRFLEKAQRLYPTPRVRALIESLNQKPQSASDQPQPTEATQATHRKAGGAGTPSANGEAGGGESTKGYTAEQVAAVKRVKQCKDYYEILGVSRGASDEDLKKAYRRLALKFHPDKNRAPGATEAFKAIGTAYAVLSNPEKRKQYDQFGDDKSQAARHGHGHGDFHRGFEADISPEDLFNMFFGGGFPSSNVHVYSNGRMRYTYHQRQDRRENQGDGGLGVFVQLMPILILILVSALSQLMVSSPPYSLSLRPSVGHVHRRVTDHLNVVYYVADTFSEEYTGSSLKMVERNVEDDYIANLRNNCWKEKQQKEGLLYRARYFGDADMYHKAQKMGTPSCNRLSETMKSLENLW from the exons ATGGAATCCAACAAGGATGAAGCCGAGCGCTGTATTAGCATCGCCCTCAAGGCCATCCAGAGCAACCAGCCTGACCGGGCGCTCCGCTTCCTGGAGAAGGCGCAGCGGCTGTACCCGACGCCGCGAGTTCGCG CCCTGATCGAGTCCCTCAACCAGAAACCACAGTCGGCCAGCGACCAACCACAACCCACAGAGGCAACCCAGGCGACCCATAGGAAAGCAGGTGGGGCCGGCACCCCCTCGGCCAACGGTGAAGCCGGAGGAGGAGAGAGCACCAAAGGCTACACTGCCGAACAAGTAGCGGCCGTGAAAAG GGTCAAGCAATGTAAAGATTACTACGAGATCCTGGGGGTGAGCAGAGGGGCCTCAGATGAGGACCTGAAGAAGGCCTACCGCAGACTGGCCCTCAAGTTCCACCCTGACAAGAACCGTGCGCCTGGCGCCACTGAAGCTTTCAAAG CCATTGGCACAGCATACGCAGTACTTAGCAACCCAGAGAAAAGGAAGCAGTATGACCAGTTCGGCGATGACAAGAGCCAGGCAGCCCGGCACGGCCATGGGCACGGGGACTTCCACCGCGGCTTTGAAGCTGACATCTCCCCTGAAGACCTCTTCAACATGTTCTTTGGAGGTGGCTTCCCATCTA GTAACGTCCATGTCTATAGCAACGGCCGCATGCGCTACACGTACCATCAAAGGCAGGACCGCAGGGAGAACCAGGGTGAT ggtgggctgggggtgtTTGTCCAGCTGATGCCCATCCTCATCCTGATCCTCGTGTCAGCTCTCAGCCAGCTCATGGTTTCCAGTCCACCCTACAGCCTCAGCCTGAGACC GTCGGTGGGCCACGTCCACAGGCGAGTCACTGACCACCTGAACGTCGTTTACTACGTGGCAGACACGTTCTCTGAGGAGTACACAGGCTCCAGCCTCAAAATGGTTGAACGGAATGTGGAAGACGATTATATTGCCAATCTCCGAAACAACTGTTGGAAGGAGAAGCAGCAaa AGGAAGGCTTGCTGTACCGGGCCCGCTACTTTGGCGACGCAGACATGTACCACAAAGCACAGAAGATGGGCACCCCGAGCTGTAACCGACTGTCAGAG ACTATGAAATCCCTGGAGAATTTGTGGTGA